One genomic segment of Paraburkholderia phymatum STM815 includes these proteins:
- a CDS encoding SRPBCC family protein produces MSEDGDAIPPIADLQIVSTRVFDFPRDLVFGAWTDPAHLAHWWGPKGFTNSFHEFDLRPGGNWRFVMHGPDGVDYRNHSVFVEIVAPERIVFDHVSGPYFRVTATFDALSDAQTRITFRMLFETPAVCAQVKTFAVKANEENFDRLQKELKRMA; encoded by the coding sequence ATGTCCGAGGATGGCGACGCAATTCCGCCGATCGCGGATCTGCAAATCGTGTCGACGCGCGTGTTCGATTTTCCGCGCGATCTCGTGTTCGGCGCCTGGACGGACCCGGCGCATCTCGCGCACTGGTGGGGCCCCAAGGGCTTCACCAATTCCTTCCACGAATTCGATCTGCGCCCCGGCGGCAACTGGCGCTTCGTGATGCACGGTCCGGATGGCGTCGATTACAGGAACCACAGTGTATTCGTCGAGATCGTCGCGCCCGAGCGGATCGTGTTCGATCATGTATCTGGGCCTTACTTTCGCGTAACCGCGACTTTCGATGCGCTGAGCGACGCCCAGACGCGCATTACGTTTCGCATGCTGTTCGAGACGCCAGCCGTGTGCGCGCAGGTCAAGACATTTGCCGTCAAGGCGAACGAAGAGAACTTCGACCGTTTGCAGAAGGAATTGAAGCGGATGGCGTGA
- a CDS encoding RNA polymerase sigma factor encodes MTTAATHRAIEAVWRIESAKVIAHVARIVRDVGVAEELAQDALVAALETWPDAGVPDNPGAWLMATAKNRALDRWRQDALHARKHEELGADMDAREAHIVPDFVDALDAARADDIGDDLLRLVFTACHPVLSKDARVSLTLRLLGGLTTDEIARAFLVPEPTIAQRIVRAKKTLSAAKVPFEVPQANDRAVRLASVLEVIYLIFNEGYSATAGDDWMRPALCEEALRLGRVLTGLMPDESEVHGLAALMEIQASRTHARVDAQGRPVLLLDQDRSRWDPLLIRRGLAALERSEALGGMSGPYTLQAALAACHARARTAADTDWAQIVALYDALAEVAPSPVVDLNRAVAVGMAYGPMAALELVDALAGEPSLKHYHWLPSVRGDLLAKLGRNAEARTEFERAASMTRNAREREMLLERAREMSGAHARMQ; translated from the coding sequence GTGACGACGGCTGCGACGCATCGTGCCATCGAGGCAGTGTGGCGGATCGAATCCGCGAAGGTCATCGCCCACGTCGCGCGGATCGTGCGCGACGTGGGCGTGGCCGAGGAACTCGCGCAGGACGCGCTGGTGGCTGCGCTCGAAACGTGGCCGGACGCAGGCGTGCCCGACAACCCCGGAGCGTGGCTGATGGCGACGGCGAAGAACCGCGCGCTCGACCGCTGGCGTCAGGATGCGCTGCACGCGCGCAAGCACGAAGAACTGGGCGCGGACATGGACGCACGCGAGGCCCATATCGTGCCCGATTTCGTCGACGCGCTCGACGCCGCGCGCGCCGACGACATCGGCGACGATCTGCTGCGGCTCGTGTTCACCGCCTGTCACCCGGTGCTTTCGAAGGACGCACGCGTGTCGCTCACGCTGCGCCTGCTGGGCGGCCTGACGACGGACGAAATCGCGCGTGCGTTTCTCGTGCCGGAGCCGACTATCGCCCAGCGCATCGTGCGCGCCAAGAAGACGCTGTCGGCGGCGAAGGTGCCGTTCGAGGTGCCGCAGGCGAACGATCGCGCCGTGCGGCTCGCGTCGGTGCTCGAAGTGATCTATCTGATCTTTAACGAAGGCTATTCGGCCACGGCGGGCGACGACTGGATGCGCCCGGCGCTGTGCGAGGAAGCGCTGCGCCTCGGCCGCGTGCTGACGGGGCTGATGCCCGACGAAAGCGAAGTGCACGGGCTCGCTGCGCTGATGGAGATTCAGGCGTCGCGCACGCATGCGCGTGTCGATGCGCAAGGGCGGCCCGTTCTGCTGCTCGATCAGGACCGCAGCCGTTGGGACCCGCTTCTGATCCGGCGTGGACTGGCCGCGCTGGAGCGCTCCGAAGCGCTTGGCGGCATGAGCGGTCCGTACACGCTGCAGGCCGCGCTCGCCGCGTGCCACGCGCGCGCCCGCACGGCGGCCGACACGGATTGGGCGCAGATCGTCGCGCTTTACGATGCGCTCGCGGAAGTGGCGCCGTCGCCCGTCGTCGATCTGAACCGCGCGGTTGCTGTCGGCATGGCGTATGGGCCGATGGCGGCGCTGGAACTCGTCGATGCACTCGCTGGCGAGCCTTCGCTGAAGCACTATCACTGGCTGCCGAGCGTGCGCGGCGATCTGCTCGCCAAGCTCGGCCGCAACGCCGAAGCGCGCACGGAGTTCGAACGCGCCGCGTCGATGACCCGCAACGCGCGGGAACGCGAAATGCTGCTTGAGCGCGCGCGCGAAATGAGCGGCGCGCACGCACGCATGCAGTAA
- a CDS encoding VOC family protein: MHKQIYVNLAVGSVEQSMAFFSQLGFTFEPKFTNERAACMVIGENIYAMLLAKDFFQTFTKKTLCNPKESTEALICLSCDSRAQVDELADKALAAGGALARPAQDHGFMYERSVEDIDGHIWELVYMDPNAAMPAADAT, from the coding sequence ATGCACAAGCAGATTTATGTGAACCTGGCTGTCGGCAGTGTGGAGCAATCCATGGCCTTCTTTTCTCAACTCGGCTTCACGTTCGAACCGAAGTTCACCAACGAGCGGGCGGCCTGCATGGTGATCGGCGAAAACATCTACGCGATGCTGCTCGCGAAGGACTTTTTCCAGACCTTCACGAAAAAGACGCTGTGCAATCCGAAGGAGAGCACAGAAGCGCTGATCTGCCTCTCGTGCGACAGCCGCGCGCAGGTCGACGAACTCGCCGACAAGGCGCTCGCCGCCGGCGGGGCGTTGGCGCGTCCGGCACAGGATCACGGCTTCATGTACGAGCGCAGCGTCGAGGATATCGATGGGCACATCTGGGAGCTCGTGTACATGGATCCGAACGCCGCGATGCCGGCGGCGGACGCCACCTGA
- a CDS encoding aromatic ring-hydroxylating oxygenase subunit alpha, whose amino-acid sequence MHVVAPLDSSSVDNTAKHGVRDLRRVDIHPDHWYPLAWSREVKRGKTHAVRFAGEPIVLARTESGKVIALEDRCAHRQVPLSGGVVDGEAIRCGYHGWTYDCSGKCIDVPYLGRERLPNGVRAYPCCESEGLIFVFPGKAELAETTPLPPLGSVANKAYKTRRFGREVACHYSFMHENLMDMNHQFLHRKQMGKMRARSLGRRRGDDWVEVDYTFAREAGQQPIGEALVFGQSRNSTREDHKDVMTIRTQYPFQTLQIHTSDGTRVMDLWICYVPLDREQRTNRTFGLLSIKRPKIGALLDLAWPLLVWFTERIFAEDRWIVEREQEAHDAQGADWNHEVFPVINELRDLLRERGAPAARRVIPIEPSAESVAI is encoded by the coding sequence ATGCATGTAGTCGCTCCGTTGGACAGCAGTTCCGTCGATAACACCGCCAAACACGGCGTGCGCGATCTGCGCCGCGTCGACATCCATCCCGATCACTGGTATCCCCTCGCGTGGTCGCGCGAAGTGAAGCGCGGCAAGACGCACGCCGTGCGCTTTGCCGGCGAGCCGATCGTGCTGGCACGGACCGAGTCGGGCAAGGTGATCGCGCTGGAGGATCGCTGCGCGCATCGGCAGGTGCCGCTGAGCGGGGGCGTAGTGGACGGCGAGGCGATCCGCTGCGGCTATCACGGCTGGACGTATGACTGCTCGGGCAAATGCATCGATGTGCCATATCTGGGACGCGAGCGCCTGCCGAATGGTGTGCGAGCGTATCCGTGCTGTGAATCGGAAGGGCTGATTTTCGTCTTTCCGGGCAAGGCCGAGCTCGCCGAAACGACGCCGCTGCCGCCACTCGGCTCCGTCGCGAACAAGGCGTATAAGACGCGCCGTTTCGGCCGCGAGGTGGCTTGCCATTACTCGTTCATGCACGAAAACCTGATGGACATGAACCATCAGTTCCTGCATCGCAAGCAGATGGGCAAGATGCGCGCGCGTTCGCTAGGCCGGCGTCGCGGCGACGACTGGGTCGAAGTCGACTACACATTTGCGCGCGAAGCGGGTCAGCAGCCGATCGGCGAAGCGCTCGTGTTCGGGCAGAGCCGCAACAGCACGAGGGAAGATCACAAGGACGTGATGACGATCCGCACGCAATATCCGTTTCAGACGCTACAGATTCACACGTCGGACGGGACGCGCGTGATGGACCTGTGGATCTGCTATGTGCCGCTCGATCGCGAGCAGCGCACCAATCGCACCTTCGGCCTGCTGTCCATCAAGCGGCCGAAGATCGGTGCCTTGCTCGACCTTGCATGGCCGCTGCTGGTGTGGTTTACCGAGCGCATCTTCGCGGAGGACCGTTGGATCGTCGAACGCGAGCAGGAAGCGCACGACGCGCAAGGGGCAGACTGGAATCACGAAGTCTTCCCCGTGATCAACGAACTGCGCGATCTGCTGCGCGAGCGCGGCGCGCCGGCGGCGCGGCGGGTAATCCCGATCGAGCCGTCCGCGGAGTCGGTTGCCATCTGA
- a CDS encoding quinone oxidoreductase family protein, producing the protein MKAIQFNSFGGPEVLDFVDLPTPAGDAGSAIVQVKAASVNPSDVKNLSGHFGHTTLPRIPGRDFSGVVVDGPAGWVGAEVWGTGGDIGFTRDGTHAQFIRIPVGALSRKPRALTHEQAAAIGVNFVVAWLGAVDYAKLVAGETVAVIGASGGVGGAVVQIAKSRRCRVIAVDRREPDADSPAGRLLDHYVPLDEHAAERVKALGGADVVYDAVGGVAFETALKLAKWRGRVVEISATGKRRVDFDLIDFYHNETQLFGADSAKLSVADSARLMTELAEVFDSGALQAPLIAQTFPLDQARDAYTAVASGTRGRIVITM; encoded by the coding sequence ATGAAAGCGATCCAGTTCAACTCTTTTGGCGGTCCCGAAGTTCTCGATTTCGTCGATCTGCCGACACCCGCCGGCGACGCCGGCAGCGCCATCGTGCAGGTAAAGGCGGCCTCGGTGAATCCGAGCGATGTGAAGAACCTGTCGGGCCATTTCGGCCACACGACCTTGCCGCGCATTCCCGGCCGCGACTTCAGCGGCGTCGTGGTTGACGGTCCTGCCGGGTGGGTCGGTGCAGAAGTATGGGGCACGGGCGGCGACATCGGCTTCACACGCGACGGCACGCATGCGCAGTTCATCAGGATTCCCGTCGGCGCACTGTCGCGCAAGCCGCGTGCGCTCACGCACGAGCAGGCTGCGGCAATCGGCGTGAACTTCGTGGTCGCGTGGCTCGGGGCGGTCGACTATGCCAAGCTGGTCGCGGGTGAAACCGTCGCCGTGATCGGCGCGAGCGGCGGCGTCGGTGGCGCGGTCGTGCAGATCGCGAAGTCGCGCCGCTGTCGGGTGATCGCGGTGGACCGCCGCGAGCCCGACGCGGACTCGCCCGCTGGCCGTCTGCTCGACCACTACGTGCCGCTCGACGAGCACGCCGCCGAACGTGTGAAGGCGCTTGGCGGCGCGGATGTCGTGTACGACGCCGTCGGCGGCGTAGCGTTCGAAACGGCGCTGAAGCTCGCGAAGTGGCGCGGCCGTGTCGTCGAAATCAGTGCGACGGGCAAGCGGCGCGTCGATTTCGATCTGATCGATTTCTATCACAACGAGACACAACTGTTCGGCGCGGACAGCGCCAAGCTCAGCGTGGCGGATTCCGCCCGTCTAATGACGGAACTGGCGGAGGTGTTCGACAGCGGCGCATTGCAGGCGCCGTTGATCGCGCAGACCTTCCCGCTCGACCAGGCGCGCGACGCCTATACAGCCGTCGCAAGCGGCACCCGCGGACGCATCGTCATCACGATGTGA
- a CDS encoding porin — protein MKKILIATAVAASFASVAHAQSSVTLYGTLDAGITYTSNVGGNAQWALGSGTIDENRFGLRGVEDLGGGLKTIFTLEQGFDLNNGSQASAGKMFSRQAFVGLSSDAGTVTLGRQYDAVHDFLAPVTAVGSWGGSNFAHLGNLDMLDDNSAIPTNNAIKFTSANYAGFSFGGTYGFSNSSSFAANREYSFGAGYQNAGLRVGAGYQQRNSPNVNSKGASDLVDLSGLVDVPSDVSFRQRSFGAGASYAFGPAVMGLAWTQARFDNFTGSTASLHTNNYEVNAKYNLTPALGLGIAYTYTNGAAGDFHFHANQVGLQGDYALSKRTDIYAQGAYMLTSSPHGDLIPAVIDNGSATGVSSSRRQTVASVGLRHRF, from the coding sequence ATGAAGAAGATTCTGATCGCGACGGCAGTGGCTGCCTCGTTCGCCTCGGTCGCCCACGCACAAAGCAGCGTCACGCTGTACGGTACGCTGGACGCAGGCATCACGTACACCAGCAACGTCGGCGGCAACGCACAATGGGCGCTCGGCAGCGGCACCATCGACGAAAACCGCTTTGGCCTGCGCGGCGTCGAAGACCTCGGCGGCGGTCTGAAGACGATCTTCACGTTGGAGCAAGGCTTCGACTTGAACAACGGCTCGCAAGCAAGCGCGGGCAAGATGTTCTCGCGCCAGGCATTCGTCGGTCTGTCGAGCGACGCCGGCACGGTCACGCTGGGCCGTCAGTACGACGCAGTGCATGACTTCCTCGCGCCCGTGACGGCGGTTGGCAGCTGGGGCGGCAGCAACTTCGCGCACCTGGGCAATCTGGACATGCTGGACGACAACAGCGCCATCCCGACCAATAACGCGATCAAGTTCACGAGCGCGAACTACGCCGGCTTCTCGTTCGGCGGCACGTATGGCTTCTCGAACAGCTCGAGCTTCGCCGCCAATCGCGAATACAGCTTCGGGGCGGGCTATCAGAACGCTGGTCTGCGCGTCGGTGCCGGCTATCAGCAGCGCAACAGCCCGAACGTGAACAGCAAGGGCGCTTCGGATCTGGTCGACCTGTCCGGCCTCGTCGATGTGCCGTCGGACGTGTCGTTCCGCCAGCGTTCGTTCGGTGCCGGTGCAAGCTACGCATTCGGTCCGGCCGTCATGGGCCTTGCATGGACGCAAGCGCGCTTCGACAACTTCACGGGTTCGACGGCATCGCTGCATACGAACAACTACGAGGTGAACGCCAAGTACAACCTGACACCGGCTCTCGGCCTGGGCATCGCGTACACGTACACGAACGGCGCTGCGGGCGACTTCCACTTCCACGCTAACCAGGTTGGTCTGCAAGGCGACTACGCGCTGTCGAAGCGCACGGACATCTACGCACAAGGCGCGTACATGCTGACCAGCTCGCCGCATGGCGACCTGATCCCGGCCGTCATCGACAACGGCAGCGCCACGGGCGTGTCGTCGTCGCGCCGTCAGACGGTGGCATCGGTCGGTCTGCGTCACCGCTTCTAA
- a CDS encoding YciI family protein: MRFIIMVKATADSEAGKKPAQALLASMATYHEALQKAGVLLDASGLQSSAKGWRVHYANGEQTMTEGPFADTEELIAGYTVIQVRSREEAMEWSRRFPAPFGENGDGEIEVRQMMDLDDFEPGQSMERFRKIEGANH; this comes from the coding sequence ATGCGATTCATCATCATGGTGAAGGCCACGGCGGACAGCGAAGCCGGCAAGAAGCCGGCGCAAGCGCTGCTTGCATCGATGGCGACGTACCACGAAGCCTTGCAGAAGGCGGGCGTGCTGCTCGATGCATCCGGCTTGCAATCCAGTGCGAAGGGCTGGCGCGTGCACTATGCAAACGGCGAACAGACCATGACCGAGGGCCCGTTCGCTGATACCGAAGAGCTGATTGCAGGCTACACCGTGATTCAGGTGCGTTCGCGCGAAGAAGCGATGGAATGGTCGCGGCGCTTCCCCGCGCCGTTCGGCGAAAACGGGGACGGCGAGATCGAAGTGCGTCAGATGATGGACCTCGACGACTTCGAGCCTGGCCAGTCGATGGAGCGCTTTCGCAAGATCGAAGGGGCGAACCACTGA
- a CDS encoding DUF1427 family protein, translating into MKPYILSLAAGVVVGLLYNLADVKSPAPPIVALVGLLGMVTGEHAIPIVRSLLAHVTS; encoded by the coding sequence ATGAAACCCTATATCTTGTCGCTGGCGGCGGGTGTCGTCGTCGGACTGCTCTACAACCTCGCCGACGTCAAATCGCCCGCGCCGCCCATCGTCGCGCTGGTCGGCCTCCTCGGCATGGTCACGGGCGAGCACGCAATCCCGATCGTGCGCTCGCTGCTCGCGCACGTGACGAGCTGA
- a CDS encoding YciI family protein, translating into MSYMLLIVEPTEQRQERGEVAGRAVYDRMLKYRAKLQSRGQLIAAESLSTVKKGVRLEKRDGQTRLIDGPFAEAKEMIGGFFLLNVDTYEEAFALAEQCPAAEWCTIEIRKVAPCYEY; encoded by the coding sequence ATGTCTTACATGCTGCTGATCGTCGAACCCACCGAACAACGTCAGGAACGCGGCGAAGTCGCGGGCCGCGCTGTTTACGACCGCATGCTGAAATATCGCGCGAAGCTGCAGTCGCGCGGACAACTGATCGCCGCGGAGTCGCTGTCGACCGTCAAGAAGGGTGTGCGCCTCGAAAAGCGCGACGGACAGACTCGCCTGATCGACGGCCCGTTTGCCGAAGCGAAGGAAATGATCGGCGGCTTCTTCCTGCTGAATGTCGATACCTACGAAGAGGCGTTCGCACTCGCCGAGCAATGCCCGGCCGCCGAGTGGTGCACGATCGAAATCCGCAAGGTCGCGCCGTGCTATGAATACTGA